In Lotus japonicus ecotype B-129 chromosome 5, LjGifu_v1.2, one genomic interval encodes:
- the LOC130719054 gene encoding uncharacterized protein LOC130719054, which produces MERIWISWNVRGLGRAEKRRAVKELLKKAQPELVLLQDTKLDAQKEKLALNFARSLNFECEWVPAQGTAGGLLTLWKPASFTLLQVSKGDRFLFTLFSVNQSSNCVVGNIYGPHLESSRISFFTDLGLVFGQWNCSMVLGGDFNATLNAEDRSGRLGGTEASFSNFVQDWNLIDLPLQNSDFTWYSERNGGVWSRIDRWLLNEEAWDSLGEVTQRAENWGLSDHRMVALSWGQQVTGPKPFLFYNNWLLDKEFDRMVKEWWSSTAVQGWSGYVLQQKFKELKLKIKGWSGHSRTRGEENIKSLEEELQVIMERLELDGDSEELKIKRC; this is translated from the coding sequence ATGGAGAGAATCTGGATATCATGGAATGTTCGAGGCCTGGGGCGAGCGGAGAAGAGGAGGGCTGTGAAGGAGCTCCTGAAGAAGGCACAACCGGAACTTGTGCTGCTTCAAGACACGAAGTTGGATGCACAGAAGGAGAAGCTAGCACTGAACTTCGCCAGATCTCTGAACTTTGAATGTGAGTGGGTGCCGGCTCAGGGCACTGCCGGGGGTCTCCTCACCCTATGGAAACCGGCGTCGTTCACCCTACTGCAGGTCTCTAAAGGAGATAGATTTCTGTTCACGCTATTCAGCGTGAATCAAAGCTCCAATTGCGTGGTTGGCAATATATACGGGCCTCACCTTGAAAGTAGCAGAATCAGTTTTTTCACTGATTTGGGATTGGTATTTGGACAATGGAATTGCAGCATGGTGCTCGGGGGTGACTTCAATGCCACTTTGAATGCAGAGGATAGGAGTGGTAGGCTGGGGGGAACAGAGGCATCCTTCTCCAATTTTGTTCAGGACTGGAACCTAATTGACCTTCCACTACAGAATTCTGATTTCACATGGTACAGTGAAAGGAATGGTGGGGTGTGGAGCAGGATAGACAGATGGCTGCTCAATGAAGAGGCATGGGATAGTTTAGGGGAGGTCACTCAGCGTGCAGAAAACTGGGGATTATCAGATCACAGAATGGTAGCATTGTCATGGGGACAACAAGTAACGGGCCCCAAACCCTTTTTGTTCTATAACAATTGGCTCCTTGACAAAGAGTTTGATAGAATGGTAAAAGAATGGTGGAGTTCAACAGCGGTTCAGGGATGGTCTGGATATGTGCTGCAGCAAAAATTCAAAGAGCTTAAGCTGAAAATCAAAGGTTGGAGTGGTCACTCAAGGACCCGAGGGGAAGAAAATATTAAGTctcttgaagaggagttacaagtTATAATGGAGAGGCTTGAACTTGATGGGGATTCGGAAGAGCTAAAAATTAAACGATGCTAG